In one Acanthochromis polyacanthus isolate Apoly-LR-REF ecotype Palm Island chromosome 20, KAUST_Apoly_ChrSc, whole genome shotgun sequence genomic region, the following are encoded:
- the pcolce2b gene encoding procollagen C-endopeptidase enhancer 2b, with translation MPFMPRSENRRSSCSVHQTMWRTCSLFCAWTLLFLTEVCAQSQQRPIFTCGGNITGESGVIGSQGYPGVYPPNTKCVWRITVPEGRVVVLSFRFIDLENDNLCRYDYVDVYSGHVSGQRLGRFCGTFKPGALVSTGNKMLLQMVSDANTAGSGFLAVFSAAHPHERGDQYCGGRLDKPSGTFKTPNWPEKDYPAGVTCSWHIVAPKNQIIEVKFEKFDVERDNYCRYDHVSIFNGAEINDANRIGKYCGDSPPAPVFSEGNQLLIQFLSDLSLTADGFIGHYKFRPKKFPTTTIPPTTTTQPVTTRPIPLKYSVALCQQKCKRRGTLESNYCSSNFVITGTVITAVIRGGSMYATISIINVYKEGSLAIQQAGKTMSTKIIILCKKCPFIRRGLNYIFMGQVDEEGRGKIAPHHFVMAFKTKNQKGLNVLKNKQC, from the exons ATGCCATTCATGCCACGGAGCGAAAACAGGCGAAGCTCCTGCTCCGTTCACCAAACAATGTGGAGAACATGCAGTCTTTTTTGCGCATGGACTCTACTATTCTTGACAGAAGTCTGTGCGCAGTCCCAGCAGAG ACCAATCTTTACATGTGGAGGAAACATCACAGGGGAGTCTGGAGTAATCGGGAGCCAGGGCTATCCAGGAGTTTACCCTCCAAATACCAAATGTGTGTGGAGAATCACA GTCCCTGAGGGCAGGGTGGTGGTATTATCATTCCGCTTTATTGATCTGGAGAATGACAACCTGTGTCGCTATGACTACGTGGATGTTTACAGCGGCCATGTAAGTGGGCAGAGGCTCGGTCGCTTCTGCGGGACGTTCAAGCCAGGGGCCCTTGTCTCGACAGGCAACAAGATGCTCCTGCAGATGGTTTCTGATGCCAACACTGCTGGGAGTGGTTTCCttgctgttttctctgctgctcaCCCACATGAGAGAG GGGATCAGTACTGTGGAGGCAGACTGGACAAGCCCTCTGGGACTTTTAAAACACCTAACTGGCCAGAAAAGGACTATCCAGCTGGTGTCACCTGCTCCTGGCATATAGTGGCACCAAAGAACCAG ATTATCGaagtgaagtttgagaagtttGATGTGGAGCGAGATAACTACTGCCGCTACGACCATGTCTCAATTTTCAACGGGGCAGAAATAAATGACGCAAACCGGATTGGAAAATACTGCGGAGACAGCCCCCCAGC GCCAGTGTTCTCAGAGGGGAATCAGCTGCTGATCCAGTTCCTGTCTGACCTCAGTCTAACCGCTGATGGATTCATTGGACACTACAAGTTCAGACCAAAGAAATTCCCCACTACAACAATaccacccaccaccaccactcaGCCCGTCACCACCAGGCCCATAC CGCTGAAGTACTCTGTTGCCCTTTGCCAGCAGAAATGTAAAAGACGAGGAACACTTGAGAGCAATTACTGCTCCAGCAATTTTG TGATAACTGGGACTGTCATTACGGCGGTGATTAGAGGAGGAAGTATGTACGCCACCATCTCTATCATCAACGTGTATAAAGAAGGAAGCCTGGCAATCCAGCAGGCAGGAAAGACAATGAGCACCAAGATCATTATCCTGTGCAAGAAGTGCCCGTTTATCAGAAGAG GCTTGAACTACATCTTCATGGGCCAGGTGGACGAGGAGGGCCGGGGGAAAATCGCCCCGCACCACTTTGTCATGGCGTTTAAGACGAAGAACCAAAAAGGACTGAACGTTCTGAAAAACAAGCAGTGCTGA